ACAGCACGGCCGCAGCCTGCCCGCTTTCGGCGGTACGGCAGGCGACCCGAGCCCCCGAGGAGCGACCGCCGAAGATCAACGGGAGCTCGGCGAACCAGCGTTCACCGAGATCCTCGGCGACGGCGAGCCAAGCGGCGTCGAGCTGCCGCGCGGGCGCGGGAGCCCGGCGCCCGGCCACTCGGTACGGCTGTTCGACCAGCGCCACGTGCACACCCGCCTCGGTTGCCGCGCGCGTGACGGTGACCAGGTCGGGTGCCGCAATGCCACCACCGGCACCGTGGCCGAGCAGCAGGACCGCACGACCCTCCGCCGCACCGTGCAACTCTGCCCGGGCCGGACCGTGTGGGGTGGCGATTTCGATGCTGGTCATGATTCGAACAGCGCGGATTGAACGGCGGCAACCGGGCACATGGCGGGATCCACCCGTTCCAGCAGGTCGGGATGATTGTTGCGCGTGCTGTTGACCCGGCTGGAGACGGGCCGCAGCTCCAACGCATCGAGCGCTCCGCCATCCACGGACAGCAGATCGGTCACCTCGGTGCGTTGCGGGTCCAGCCAATCCTTCCAGCGATGCTCGCCCAGCACCAGCGGCATCCGGTGGTGTATCTCGGCAAGATCGCCCACGGCCTCCGTGGTCACCACGGCACACGTCACC
This Haloactinomyces albus DNA region includes the following protein-coding sequences:
- a CDS encoding alpha/beta hydrolase family protein; amino-acid sequence: MTSIEIATPHGPARAELHGAAEGRAVLLLGHGAGGGIAAPDLVTVTRAATEAGVHVALVEQPYRVAGRRAPAPARQLDAAWLAVAEDLGERWFAELPLIFGGRSSGARVACRTAESGQAAAVLCLAFPVHPPGRPEKSRHAELDGVEVPALVVQGERDTFGRPESAHRREIVLVPGDHSLKSDTDAVFRAVGEWFGRILRLLD